A region from the Pseudomonas cucumis genome encodes:
- the tssC gene encoding type VI secretion system contractile sheath large subunit yields the protein MTDSVRADAQTLGTTEEASEFASLLLQEFKPKTERAREAVETAVRTLAEQALAQTDLVSNDAIKSIESIIAAIDAKLTAQVNQVIHHPDFQQLESAWRGLHYLVNNTESDEQLKIRVLNISKTDLHKTLKKFKGTAWDQSPIFKKMYEEEYGQFGGEPYGCLVGDYYFDQSPPDVELLGELSKVCAAMHAPFIAAASPTVMGMGSWQELSNPRDLTKIFTTPEYAGWRSLRESEDSRYIGLTMPRFLARLPYGAKTDPVEAFAFEESTDGADSSKYTWANAAYAMAVNINRSFKHFGWCSRIRGVESGGEVENLPAHTFPTDDGGVDMKCPTEIAISDRREAELAKNGFMPLLHKKNTDFAAFIGAQSLQKPAEYDDPDATANANLAARLPYLFATCRFAHYLKCIVRDKIGSFKEKDEMQRWLQDWILNYVDGDPAHSTETTKAQHPLAAAEVIVEDVEGNPGYYNSRFYLRPHYQLEGLTVSLRLVSKLPSAKGA from the coding sequence ATGACCGATTCAGTACGTGCAGACGCTCAGACACTGGGCACCACCGAAGAAGCCAGCGAGTTCGCCTCCCTGCTGCTGCAAGAATTCAAACCCAAGACCGAACGCGCTCGCGAAGCCGTCGAAACCGCCGTGCGCACCCTGGCCGAACAGGCCTTGGCGCAGACCGACCTGGTGTCCAACGACGCCATCAAGTCGATCGAATCAATCATCGCCGCCATCGACGCCAAGCTCACCGCCCAAGTCAATCAGGTCATCCACCACCCCGATTTCCAGCAACTGGAAAGTGCCTGGCGTGGCCTGCACTATCTGGTCAACAACACCGAGAGCGATGAGCAACTGAAGATTCGCGTGCTCAATATCTCCAAGACTGACCTGCACAAGACCCTGAAGAAATTCAAGGGCACCGCGTGGGACCAGAGCCCGATCTTCAAGAAGATGTACGAAGAAGAATACGGCCAGTTCGGCGGTGAACCTTACGGTTGCCTCGTGGGCGATTACTACTTCGACCAGTCGCCGCCGGATGTCGAGTTGCTGGGCGAGTTGTCGAAAGTCTGCGCCGCCATGCACGCGCCGTTCATTGCAGCCGCATCGCCGACCGTGATGGGCATGGGCTCGTGGCAGGAACTGTCGAACCCGCGCGATCTGACCAAAATCTTCACCACCCCGGAATACGCCGGCTGGCGCTCGCTGCGCGAATCGGAAGACTCGCGCTACATCGGCCTGACCATGCCGCGCTTCCTCGCGCGTCTGCCATATGGCGCCAAGACCGATCCGGTGGAGGCCTTCGCCTTCGAAGAAAGCACCGACGGTGCCGACAGCTCCAAGTACACGTGGGCCAACGCCGCTTACGCGATGGCGGTGAACATCAACCGCTCGTTCAAACACTTCGGCTGGTGCTCGCGCATTCGTGGCGTGGAGTCTGGCGGTGAAGTGGAAAACCTGCCGGCGCACACCTTCCCGACTGACGATGGTGGCGTGGACATGAAATGCCCGACCGAAATCGCCATTTCGGACCGCCGCGAAGCGGAACTGGCGAAGAACGGTTTCATGCCGCTGCTGCACAAGAAAAACACTGACTTCGCCGCGTTCATCGGAGCCCAGTCGTTGCAGAAACCGGCCGAATACGACGACCCGGACGCCACCGCCAACGCCAACCTGGCCGCGCGCCTGCCGTACCTGTTCGCCACCTGCCGTTTCGCCCATTACTTGAAGTGCATCGTGCGCGACAAGATCGGCTCCTTCAAAGAGAAGGACGAAATGCAGCGTTGGTTGCAGGACTGGATCCTCAACTACGTCGACGGTGACCCGGCGCACTCCACCGAAACCACCAAGGCCCAACACCCATTGGCGGCGGCCGAAGTAATCGTCGAGGACGTGGAAGGCAACCCGGGGTACTACAACTCCAGGTTCTACCTGCGCCCGCACTATCAGCTCGAAGGGCTGACCGTGTCGCTGCGCCTGGTATCCAAGCTGCCTTCGGCCAAAGGCGCATAA
- a CDS encoding Hcp family type VI secretion system effector: MAVDIFIKIGDIKGESMDKAHKDEIDVLNWSWGMAQSGNMHVGSGGGAGKVNIQDLSLTKYVDKATPNLMMHCASGKHIDKVKLTVRKAGGESQVEYMIINLEEVLITSLSTGGSGSDDRLTENVTLNFAKVLVDYQPQKADGTKEGGPVKFGWNIRQNVKV; encoded by the coding sequence ATGGCTGTTGATATTTTCATCAAGATCGGCGACATCAAGGGCGAGTCCATGGACAAGGCCCACAAGGACGAGATCGACGTCTTGAACTGGAGCTGGGGCATGGCTCAGTCCGGCAACATGCACGTGGGCAGCGGCGGCGGTGCCGGCAAGGTGAATATCCAGGACCTGTCGCTGACCAAATACGTCGACAAGGCCACACCGAACCTGATGATGCATTGCGCCAGCGGCAAGCACATCGACAAGGTCAAGCTGACCGTGCGCAAGGCCGGCGGCGAAAGCCAGGTCGAGTACATGATCATCAACCTGGAAGAAGTGCTGATCACTTCCCTGAGCACCGGCGGCTCGGGCAGCGATGATCGCCTGACCGAAAACGTCACCCTGAACTTTGCCAAGGTGCTGGTGGACTACCAGCCGCAAAAAGCCGATGGCACCAAGGAAGGCGGGCCGGTCAAGTTCGGCTGGAACATCCGCCAGAACGTCAAGGTGTAA
- a CDS encoding type VI secretion system amidase effector protein Tae4, translating to MAKPSFINLWKAYSDLLVTYPDAKPCDGPWANQCAIRMSMTLNAELTIKVNKSTYTEPKCAHEHARGAESLANWLWKHHLGRPLILGGSAEERRKLQDKTGLIFFKDCFQQTGESSDSRTGDHIDLWNRGLTIGRYSDPSYRSRAIWFWELT from the coding sequence ATGGCCAAGCCTTCGTTTATTAATTTGTGGAAAGCGTATTCCGATCTCCTGGTTACGTATCCTGACGCAAAGCCCTGTGATGGCCCTTGGGCAAACCAGTGTGCTATCCGCATGAGCATGACGCTCAATGCAGAGCTGACCATCAAGGTCAACAAGTCCACCTATACCGAACCCAAGTGTGCACATGAGCACGCGCGGGGTGCCGAGTCGCTGGCGAACTGGTTGTGGAAGCATCATCTGGGGCGGCCACTGATTCTTGGTGGAAGTGCCGAAGAACGCCGCAAGCTACAAGACAAGACCGGACTCATCTTCTTCAAGGATTGTTTCCAGCAGACAGGAGAGTCATCGGACAGTCGCACCGGCGACCATATCGACCTGTGGAATCGCGGCCTGACCATCGGCCGGTACAGCGATCCTTCCTACCGATCCCGAGCCATCTGGTTCTGGGAGCTGACATGA
- the tssE gene encoding type VI secretion system baseplate subunit TssE — translation MVTEIATRDRLQPSLLDRLTDDDPSNLKESADKRVLSLTQLKASVLRDLAWLLNTTSLLSADATLHTPAGTSVVNFGLPALAGNSASNVDIAALEALIHQAIATFEPRILRNTLRVRARASAEMNHNALSFEIEGDLWAQPVPLRLMLQTDLDLESGHVRVVNADQRRRS, via the coding sequence GTGGTAACCGAAATCGCCACCCGCGATCGCCTGCAACCGTCCCTGCTGGACCGGTTGACCGACGACGACCCGAGCAACCTCAAGGAAAGCGCCGACAAGCGCGTGCTCTCCCTGACCCAACTCAAAGCCTCGGTGCTGCGTGACCTGGCGTGGCTGCTCAACACCACTTCGTTGCTCAGCGCCGATGCGACGTTGCACACCCCGGCCGGCACGTCGGTGGTCAACTTCGGGCTGCCAGCCCTGGCCGGCAACAGTGCGTCGAACGTCGATATTGCAGCGCTTGAAGCGCTGATCCACCAGGCCATCGCCACGTTCGAACCGCGGATTCTGCGTAACACTTTGCGCGTGCGGGCCCGGGCATCCGCCGAGATGAACCACAACGCCCTGAGTTTCGAGATCGAAGGCGATCTTTGGGCCCAGCCAGTGCCGCTGCGCCTGATGCTGCAAACCGACCTGGACCTGGAATCCGGCCATGTGCGAGTGGTCAACGCCGATCAGCGGAGACGCTCATGA
- the tssF gene encoding type VI secretion system baseplate subunit TssF, which produces MNPRLLELYNQELHHVRESAAEFAQEYPKIASRLTLSGMDCADPYVERLLEGFAYLTARVQLKLDAEYPTFTHNLLEIAYPHYLAPTPSMTVVQLQADPDEGSLSSGFPLPRDTVLRAALGRETQTCCEYRTAHAVTLWPLQVSQAEYFGNPSAMLGRLAASEPKAKAGLRLTLRTGAELPFNSLALDNLPLYLNGADEQPFRLYEQLLGNVCAVFARQPGGDWVERLPQDALRSQGFDDSDAALPVVSRAFQGYRLLQEYFALPHRFLFVDFTQLSRAVKRCDGQELELIVLFDRHDPSLEGSVGAAQFLPFCTPAINLFPKRLDRIHLSERVNEHHVIADRTRPMDFEIHSLTTLTGHGTGSEQPFLPFYAVRDPSRYGRDQAWYTVRREPRVLSSGQRRNGPRSTYIGSETFVSLVDSQQAPYRHDLRQLGVTALCTNRDLPLFMSVGNSKTDFTLADSAPVAAVRCVAGPSRPRASHAHDAKAWRLISQLSLNYLSLSEQGQGAAALRELLRLYGDSNDAALQLQIEGLREVSSKACTRRLPMPGPIVFGRGLEITLEFDENAFRGTGVFLLGAVFERFLARYVSINSFTETVIRTTERGEIMRWKAKPGRRPTL; this is translated from the coding sequence ATGAACCCGCGTCTGCTGGAACTGTACAACCAGGAATTGCACCACGTGCGCGAAAGCGCGGCGGAGTTCGCCCAGGAATATCCGAAAATCGCCAGTCGGCTGACGTTGTCCGGCATGGATTGCGCCGACCCGTACGTCGAGCGCTTGCTGGAAGGGTTTGCTTATCTGACGGCGCGGGTACAGCTCAAGCTCGATGCCGAATACCCGACCTTCACTCATAACCTGCTGGAAATCGCATACCCCCATTACCTGGCGCCGACACCGTCGATGACCGTGGTGCAATTGCAGGCCGACCCCGATGAAGGCTCGCTGAGCAGCGGCTTCCCGCTGCCCCGGGACACGGTCCTGCGCGCCGCCCTGGGCCGCGAAACCCAAACCTGCTGCGAGTACCGCACCGCCCACGCGGTGACGTTGTGGCCGTTGCAGGTCAGCCAGGCCGAGTACTTCGGCAACCCGTCTGCCATGCTCGGGCGTCTGGCCGCCAGCGAACCCAAGGCCAAAGCCGGCCTGCGCCTGACCCTGCGCACCGGCGCCGAACTGCCGTTCAACAGTCTGGCCCTGGACAACCTGCCGTTGTACCTCAACGGCGCAGACGAGCAGCCCTTCCGCCTCTACGAACAGCTGCTGGGCAACGTCTGCGCCGTGTTCGCCCGTCAGCCCGGTGGTGATTGGGTGGAACGCCTGCCGCAGGACGCACTGCGCTCCCAGGGATTCGACGATAGCGACGCCGCGCTGCCAGTGGTCTCGCGGGCCTTCCAGGGCTATCGCCTGTTGCAGGAATATTTCGCCCTGCCCCACCGCTTTCTGTTTGTCGACTTCACCCAATTGAGTCGGGCGGTCAAACGCTGCGACGGCCAGGAACTGGAATTGATCGTGCTGTTCGACCGTCACGATCCGAGCCTGGAAGGCAGCGTCGGAGCCGCGCAGTTCCTGCCGTTCTGCACCCCGGCCATCAACTTGTTTCCCAAGCGCCTGGATCGCATCCACTTGTCGGAACGGGTCAATGAACACCATGTGATCGCCGACCGCACCCGGCCGATGGATTTCGAGATTCATTCCCTGACCACCCTCACCGGCCACGGCACTGGGTCGGAGCAGCCTTTTTTGCCGTTCTATGCGGTACGCGATCCGTCTCGCTACGGCCGCGATCAGGCCTGGTACACCGTGCGACGCGAACCCCGCGTGCTGTCCAGCGGCCAGCGGCGCAACGGCCCGCGTTCGACTTACATCGGCAGCGAAACCTTCGTCAGCCTGGTGGACAGCCAGCAGGCGCCTTATCGCCACGACCTGCGCCAACTGGGCGTAACAGCGTTGTGCACCAACCGCGACCTGCCGCTGTTCATGAGCGTGGGCAACAGCAAGACCGATTTCACCCTGGCCGACAGCGCACCGGTAGCGGCGGTGCGCTGCGTGGCAGGCCCGAGTCGCCCACGTGCCAGCCATGCCCACGACGCAAAGGCCTGGCGGTTGATCAGCCAGCTGTCGCTCAATTACTTGTCCCTCAGCGAGCAAGGCCAGGGCGCCGCCGCCCTGCGCGAACTGCTGCGCCTGTATGGCGACAGCAACGATGCGGCGTTGCAATTGCAGATCGAAGGCCTGCGCGAAGTCAGCAGCAAGGCCTGTACCCGACGCTTGCCAATGCCGGGCCCGATCGTGTTTGGTCGTGGTCTGGAGATCACCCTGGAATTCGATGAAAACGCGTTTCGCGGCACAGGAGTCTTCTTGCTCGGTGCAGTGTTCGAGCGCTTCCTGGCACGCTACGTGTCGATCAACAGTTTTACCGAGACGGTGATCCGTACCACCGAACGCGGCGAGATCATGCGATGGAAAGCCAAGCCCGGACGCCGTCCGACCCTGTGA
- the tssG gene encoding type VI secretion system baseplate subunit TssG gives MESQARTPSDPVNTLDAMHQEPWEYDFFQALRRIECESPELPRLGHSLRLADDPLRLGQQADCTFAPATLASVQPGVDGAPARLEQFFFGLGGPNGPLPLHLTEYVRERQRNNADSTSKRFLDVFHHRLLSLFYRAWAEARPTVSHDRPDDDYWSARLAALSGRGMPSLLKQGLIPDTAKLHYSGHLSAQTRYPDGLKAILSEYFGLPVEIEEYVGQWLELPERSRVGVSAHQLGVDFCLGRYVWDRQHKFRIRLGPLKLDDYMSMLPGSQPFNELVAWVAEYLGHELDWDLNLILKQPEVPALQLNRQFRLGFNTWLGQPEKDAKDLILARHYAEQANTSQISRSHEHG, from the coding sequence ATGGAAAGCCAAGCCCGGACGCCGTCCGACCCTGTGAATACCCTGGATGCGATGCACCAGGAGCCCTGGGAATACGACTTCTTCCAGGCGTTGCGGCGCATCGAGTGCGAATCGCCTGAACTGCCGCGCCTGGGCCACTCGTTGCGCCTGGCCGATGATCCGCTGCGCCTTGGGCAACAGGCCGATTGCACCTTTGCCCCGGCGACCCTGGCGTCGGTACAGCCGGGCGTCGACGGTGCGCCGGCGCGCCTGGAGCAGTTCTTTTTCGGCCTCGGCGGCCCCAACGGCCCATTGCCGCTGCACCTCACCGAATATGTGCGCGAACGCCAGCGCAACAACGCCGACAGCACCAGTAAACGCTTCCTGGATGTGTTCCATCACCGCCTGCTGAGCCTGTTTTATCGGGCCTGGGCCGAAGCGCGGCCGACGGTCAGCCATGACCGCCCGGACGATGACTACTGGTCGGCACGCCTGGCAGCACTGAGCGGCCGGGGCATGCCGAGCCTGCTCAAACAAGGGCTGATCCCCGACACGGCGAAGTTGCATTACAGCGGTCATCTGTCGGCACAAACCCGCTACCCGGACGGTTTGAAGGCCATTCTCAGTGAGTACTTCGGCCTGCCGGTGGAGATCGAAGAATACGTCGGCCAATGGCTGGAGCTGCCGGAACGCAGCCGCGTGGGCGTCAGCGCCCATCAATTGGGCGTGGATTTTTGCCTGGGCCGTTATGTCTGGGATCGCCAGCACAAATTCCGCATTCGCCTGGGGCCACTCAAGCTGGATGACTACATGAGCATGCTGCCCGGTAGCCAACCCTTCAATGAGCTGGTGGCCTGGGTGGCCGAATACCTGGGCCATGAACTGGACTGGGATCTGAACCTGATTCTGAAACAGCCCGAAGTACCGGCGCTGCAACTCAATCGCCAGTTCCGCTTGGGTTTCAATACCTGGCTGGGCCAACCCGAAAAAGATGCCAAGGATTTAATACTGGCCCGGCATTACGCCGAGCAGGCCAACACCTCACAGATCTCAAGGAGCCATGAGCATGGGTGA
- the tssH gene encoding type VI secretion system ATPase TssH, with protein MGEISRAALFGKLNSVAYKAIEAATVFCKLRGNPYVELAHWFHQLLQLQDSDLHRIIRQFNIEPARLARDLTEALDRLPRGSTSITDLSSHVEEAVERGWVYGSLMFGESQVRTGYLVLGILKTPSLRHGLLGLSAEFDKIKVEALSERFDEYVGDSPENALSASDGFNAGSVPGEASGAMAPSAMGKQEALKRFTVDLTEQARSGKLDPIVGRDEEIRQLVDILMRRRQNNPILTGEAGVGKTAVVEGFALRIVAGDVPPALKDVELRSLDVGLLQAGASMKGEFEQRLRQVIEDVQASPKPIILFIDEAHTLVGAGGAAGTGDAANLLKPALARGTLRTVAATTWAEYKKHIEKDPALTRRFQVVQVAEPSEDKALLMMRGVASTMEKHHQVQILDEALEASVKLSHRYIPARQLPDKSVSLLDTACARVAISLHAVPAEVDDSRRRIEALETELQIIAREHAIGIVIGARQTQSENLLSAERERLAELESRWAEEKTLVDELLATRATLRERVGVVDSEDGSETSHALREKLVDLQQRLSTLQGETPLILPTVDYQAVASVVADWTGIPVGRMARNELETVLNLDLHLKKRIIGQDHALQMIAKRIQTSRAGLDNPSKPIGVFMLAGTSGVGKTETALALAEAMYGGEQNVITINMSEFQEAHTVSTLKGAPPGYIGYGEGGVLTEAVRRKPYSVVLLDEVEKAHPDVHEIFFQVFDKGVMEDGEGRVIDFKNTLILLTTNAGTELIAQVCKDPQNVPEPEAIAKALRQPLLEIFPPALLGRLVTIPYYPLSDEMLKAITRLQLNRIKKRVENTHKVAFDYDDAVIDLIVSRCTETESGGRMIDTILTNSLLPDMSREFLTRMLEGKALAGVRISARDNELHYDFSDAA; from the coding sequence ATGGGTGAAATCAGTCGCGCCGCGTTGTTCGGCAAACTCAACAGCGTGGCCTACAAAGCCATCGAAGCCGCCACCGTGTTCTGCAAGCTACGCGGTAACCCTTATGTGGAACTGGCCCACTGGTTTCATCAGTTGCTGCAATTGCAGGACTCGGACCTGCACCGCATCATCCGTCAGTTCAATATCGAGCCGGCGCGCCTGGCTCGTGACCTGACCGAAGCCCTGGACCGTTTGCCACGGGGCTCGACTTCAATCACTGACTTGTCCTCCCATGTGGAAGAAGCTGTGGAACGTGGCTGGGTCTACGGCAGCCTGATGTTCGGCGAAAGCCAGGTGCGTACCGGTTACCTGGTGCTGGGCATCCTCAAGACGCCGAGCCTGCGCCATGGGCTACTGGGGCTGTCGGCAGAGTTCGACAAGATCAAGGTCGAGGCCCTGAGCGAGCGTTTTGATGAGTACGTCGGCGACTCGCCGGAAAATGCGCTCAGCGCCAGCGATGGTTTCAACGCAGGCAGCGTGCCCGGTGAAGCCAGCGGCGCCATGGCCCCAAGCGCCATGGGCAAGCAGGAAGCGCTCAAGCGTTTTACCGTCGACCTCACCGAGCAGGCCCGCAGCGGCAAGCTTGATCCGATTGTCGGGCGTGACGAAGAAATCCGCCAACTGGTGGACATCCTCATGCGCCGTCGGCAGAACAACCCGATTCTGACCGGTGAAGCCGGCGTCGGTAAAACCGCCGTGGTCGAAGGTTTTGCCCTGCGCATCGTCGCCGGTGACGTACCTCCGGCGCTCAAGGACGTGGAACTGCGCAGCCTCGACGTCGGCTTGTTGCAGGCCGGCGCGAGCATGAAAGGTGAATTCGAACAGCGCCTGCGCCAGGTTATCGAAGACGTCCAGGCCTCGCCAAAACCGATCATCCTGTTTATCGACGAAGCCCACACGCTGGTCGGTGCCGGTGGCGCCGCCGGCACCGGGGACGCGGCCAACCTGCTCAAACCGGCCCTGGCCCGGGGAACCCTGCGCACCGTGGCCGCCACGACCTGGGCCGAGTACAAAAAGCATATCGAGAAAGACCCGGCCCTGACCCGCCGCTTCCAGGTGGTGCAAGTCGCCGAGCCGTCCGAAGACAAGGCGTTGCTAATGATGCGCGGCGTGGCCTCGACCATGGAGAAACACCATCAGGTGCAGATCCTCGACGAAGCCCTGGAAGCCTCGGTCAAGCTGTCCCATCGCTACATCCCCGCGCGCCAGTTGCCGGACAAATCCGTGAGCCTGCTGGACACCGCCTGCGCCCGGGTCGCCATCAGCCTGCACGCCGTGCCGGCCGAAGTGGACGACAGCCGTCGCCGCATCGAGGCGCTGGAAACCGAACTGCAAATCATCGCCCGCGAGCATGCCATCGGCATCGTCATCGGCGCCCGCCAAACCCAAAGCGAAAACCTGCTGAGTGCCGAACGCGAACGCCTCGCCGAGCTGGAAAGTCGCTGGGCCGAAGAGAAAACCCTGGTAGACGAATTGCTCGCCACCCGCGCCACCCTGCGCGAGCGCGTCGGTGTGGTGGACAGCGAGGACGGCAGCGAGACCAGCCACGCCTTGCGCGAAAAACTGGTGGACCTGCAACAGCGCCTCAGCACCCTGCAAGGCGAAACCCCACTGATTCTGCCGACGGTCGATTACCAGGCCGTGGCCTCGGTGGTCGCCGACTGGACCGGGATTCCGGTGGGCCGCATGGCCCGTAACGAACTGGAAACCGTGCTCAACCTCGACCTGCACCTGAAGAAACGCATCATCGGCCAGGACCACGCCTTGCAGATGATCGCCAAGCGCATCCAGACCTCCCGCGCCGGCCTCGACAACCCGAGCAAGCCGATTGGCGTGTTCATGCTCGCCGGCACCTCCGGCGTGGGCAAGACCGAAACCGCCCTGGCGCTGGCCGAAGCCATGTACGGCGGTGAACAGAACGTCATCACCATCAACATGAGTGAATTCCAGGAAGCTCACACCGTGTCCACCCTCAAGGGCGCGCCACCGGGCTACATCGGCTATGGCGAAGGCGGCGTGCTGACCGAAGCCGTGCGGCGCAAACCCTACAGCGTAGTGCTGCTGGACGAGGTGGAAAAAGCCCACCCGGACGTGCACGAAATCTTCTTCCAGGTCTTCGACAAAGGCGTGATGGAGGACGGCGAAGGTCGGGTGATCGACTTCAAGAACACCTTGATCCTGCTGACCACCAACGCTGGCACCGAGTTGATTGCCCAGGTCTGCAAAGACCCGCAAAACGTGCCTGAACCCGAAGCGATCGCCAAGGCCCTGCGCCAGCCGCTGCTGGAGATTTTCCCACCGGCATTGCTGGGCCGCCTGGTGACCATTCCGTACTACCCGCTCAGCGACGAGATGCTCAAGGCCATTACCCGCCTGCAACTCAACCGCATCAAAAAGCGCGTGGAGAACACCCACAAAGTGGCCTTCGATTACGACGACGCGGTGATCGACCTGATCGTCTCCCGCTGCACCGAAACCGAAAGCGGTGGGCGGATGATCGACACCATTCTGACCAACAGCCTGCTGCCGGACATGAGCCGCGAATTCCTCACTCGCATGCTCGAAGGCAAGGCGCTGGCCGGCGTGCGGATCAGCGCCCGGGATAACGAATTGCACTACGACTTCAGCGACGCCGCATAG
- a CDS encoding type VI secretion system Vgr family protein: MLFKQLSRLAKITSPLGPDVLLLKDMGGGEELGRLFNYELQLHSLDNAIDLNQLLGKPMCLSLQLDGGGERYFHGIVARCSQNVDQGQFASYQATLRPWLWLLTRTSDCRIFQNLTIPQIIKQVFRDLGFSDFEDALSRPYREWEYCVQYRETSFDFVSRLMEQEGIYYFFRHEQGRHVLVLADAYGAHTSVPGYASVPYYPKNEQQRERDHIHDWHLAQEVQPGSLELNDYDFQRPSARIDVRSAMPRPHTAGDYPLYDYPGTYVQSADGEHYARTRIEALQTLHEQVEFAGNARGLGSGHLFSLTGFSRQDQNREYLIASTRYYISQESGETGGIAASAQFESSLTCIDAQQSYRPLPNTHRPIVKGPQTALVVGPKGEEIWTDQFGRVKVHFYWDRHDQSNENSSCWIRVSQSWAGKNWGSMQIPRIGQEVIVSFLEGDPDRPIITGRVYNAEQTVPYDLPENATQSGMKSRSSKGGTPANFNEIRMEDKKGAEQLYIHAERNQDIVVEVDESHSVGHDRNKSIGHDETVTIGNNRLRIVKQEDILSVGQRKTDSISQSYVIEVGENLRLVCGESILELNASGQINLTGVQISFYASGDAEFNTGGVLHLNNGGGAGATPDGQGVKASIDANINAAFPKPKG, from the coding sequence ATGCTATTCAAGCAACTCTCACGCCTGGCAAAAATCACCAGCCCCCTGGGGCCGGATGTGCTGTTGCTCAAGGACATGGGCGGCGGCGAAGAGCTGGGGCGGCTGTTCAACTATGAGCTGCAGCTGCACTCGCTGGACAACGCCATCGACCTCAACCAGCTGCTGGGCAAACCCATGTGCCTGAGCCTGCAACTGGACGGCGGTGGCGAGCGCTATTTCCATGGCATCGTTGCCCGTTGCAGCCAGAACGTCGACCAGGGCCAGTTCGCCAGCTACCAGGCCACGCTGCGGCCGTGGCTATGGCTGCTGACCCGTACCTCCGATTGCCGGATTTTCCAGAACCTGACCATCCCGCAGATCATCAAGCAGGTGTTTCGCGACCTGGGTTTTTCCGATTTCGAAGATGCCCTGAGCCGGCCCTATCGCGAGTGGGAATACTGCGTGCAGTATCGCGAAACCAGCTTCGATTTCGTCAGCCGCCTGATGGAGCAGGAAGGGATCTATTACTTCTTCCGCCATGAACAGGGTCGTCATGTGCTGGTGCTGGCCGATGCCTACGGCGCCCACACCAGCGTGCCCGGCTACGCCTCGGTGCCCTACTACCCCAAGAATGAACAGCAGCGCGAACGCGATCACATCCACGATTGGCACCTGGCCCAGGAAGTCCAGCCGGGCTCGCTGGAACTCAACGACTATGACTTCCAGCGCCCCAGCGCGCGCATTGACGTGCGCTCGGCCATGCCTCGTCCGCACACCGCCGGCGACTATCCGCTGTATGACTATCCCGGCACCTATGTGCAAAGCGCAGACGGCGAACATTACGCCCGCACCCGCATCGAAGCCTTGCAGACCCTGCACGAACAGGTCGAGTTCGCCGGCAACGCCCGGGGTCTGGGATCGGGTCATTTGTTCAGCCTCACGGGCTTCAGCCGTCAGGACCAGAACCGCGAATACCTGATCGCCAGCACCCGCTACTACATCTCTCAGGAAAGCGGGGAAACCGGTGGCATCGCCGCTTCGGCGCAGTTCGAAAGCAGCCTGACCTGCATTGACGCGCAACAAAGCTACCGGCCCCTGCCCAACACCCACCGCCCCATCGTCAAAGGCCCGCAGACCGCATTGGTGGTCGGCCCCAAGGGCGAGGAAATCTGGACCGACCAGTTCGGCCGGGTGAAAGTGCATTTCTATTGGGACCGCCACGACCAGTCCAACGAAAACAGTTCGTGCTGGATTCGCGTGTCGCAATCCTGGGCCGGTAAAAACTGGGGCTCGATGCAGATCCCACGGATCGGCCAGGAAGTGATCGTCAGCTTTCTCGAAGGCGACCCGGATCGGCCGATCATCACCGGTCGCGTCTACAACGCCGAACAAACCGTGCCCTACGACTTGCCCGAAAACGCCACCCAAAGCGGCATGAAAAGCCGTTCGAGCAAGGGCGGCACGCCGGCGAACTTCAACGAAATCCGCATGGAAGACAAGAAAGGCGCCGAGCAGTTGTACATCCATGCCGAGCGCAATCAGGACATCGTGGTCGAGGTGGATGAAAGCCACTCGGTGGGCCACGACCGCAACAAAAGCATTGGGCATGACGAGACGGTGACCATCGGCAACAACCGCCTGCGTATCGTCAAACAGGAAGACATTCTTTCGGTGGGTCAGCGCAAGACCGACAGCATCAGCCAGAGCTACGTCATTGAAGTGGGTGAGAACCTGCGGCTGGTCTGTGGTGAAAGCATCCTGGAGCTCAATGCCAGCGGCCAGATCAACCTGACCGGCGTGCAAATCAGCTTCTATGCCAGCGGTGATGCCGAATTCAACACCGGCGGCGTGCTGCACCTGAACAATGGCGGCGGCGCTGGCGCCACGCCTGATGGTCAGGGCGTCAAGGCCAGCATCGACGCCAACATCAATGCCGCGTTTCCCAAGCCCAAGGGCTAA